The sequence ACTGATAAAAGATGTTGGGATACagcaatattttttttttaagtagtTAGTAATAGTGTTACTATTACTACTTTGTTAGtgttacatataataaaaagaaaaaaataaatatatgtaacaATACATTATTAGTAATTTACCACATATACATCTGTTCATACTGAACATCACATTTTGGTATAAATAGGATTCATACATGTATAAACGCACTGTATCAGAATAGCTGGTGAAGAgcaatggaaaataaaatcgtGAAAGTAACATGTAGTATGAAAAATTTGACTGATTTATGTTTATCTAAAACTGGTATGATAAAAATGGAGCACCTTTTATGATACTTAACTTGCATTAACATGGCTACACTAAAAGGAGTTATTCCTCTCAAACAAATGTCATTACTTAATATCCCTAATTTATATCTAAGATATTGCttaataatacaatttaaagaaatataatttaatgttacTTACTGAATTTAAGTATCTATGCTGACTTTCAAAAATCCAATTAaacaattatataaaatgatctcttagaatgaataaattatattttcagtttcgtaaataataatattaaaaagctTAGCCATATTAACCTAATAATTTATCTACATCACTGAACAGTTTTCAGAGTTCTGATTTTGAACTATGAGAATATTTAGGTTTCAATTCTTCAATTCGCTTAATAAAATCTGTCTTTTCTATACAACCTTCACATGTTTCATCCCACTCACTCAGGATTTTTTTTAAGTCACGTACTTTGAGTTTCTTCAGGTCTACAGTGTTAACATCAATTTGTTTTTCTGGAAAGAAATCATACTGTTATACTTTCAACTCCTCCCCCCAAAATAcatacaaataataaaaaataaatataccaAATCTTAAGTCACATATTTGAGCATCCATCTTTTTCAGCTTTTCACATACTTTATTTGCAGGCATAGACCAAGATATGGGTTTACTCAATTCACCTAAAATACCTGTTGCAGATTCTTCTAAACCACCCAAATAATAGCActacaaacaaaataattaaacatcaTTAAAGATTAATACATGTATCACTATGAtccttcaatatttttttcattataatagATCCTTACAAATCTGTTCTCCTTGGATTTAGTTCCTTTACAAAATTCTTTAAATGCTGcttctattttctttgtatttttctttacatCATCACTTAAGGTATTAACAAATTTCTCCACAGTTGAAATACATACTGTAATACCatcaaattaataaaactcaCAAAGAtaaacaataaacaataaaaaaaaaataagaacaTTTACCTTCACattcatcattttttaaagCTGTAGTAACAGATATAATTccaataattattgaaaaaattatcaacattgatttattcattttgaATGTATAATCTGCtgaaaaacaataatttttttagtTATGTCACATAATGtaacataaaatattaataattgccccaatttgcaattttatataaaatagaagTTAAAAGGTCATAccaaaaacatatttttaacaaaagacACGATATTAACACCGAATTACATGTGTATTTTACATATTGTTCTTTAAAAAATGCTTACGTTTACTATGTTTACTAGGTTACAAAAAATAGCAATAGGAGTACGCTTTACATACCACTGTACCAATAATGTAATCAGGGAAAAAATATGTTGATTAACGTGTAACACAAATATATAGAATCCTTTATCTTATGcagttattattttaatgaattactTGATGCAACTACATCAGTCTTATACACGCTTCGTTTTATACACGTTGGATTCTGTCAAAAACCCGGAATCCCAGCTGGcgcattccgattggtcctaATATAGTATGACGCACGTTTAATATAAGTGTATTGTGATTGGTTAAAGATGAACtggtgaaaaattaaaaacaaaactAGCAAAGGAAGTCATGGGAATATCATATTATCAAAGAACTCATTATATAACTGAGACTGAAGACTGTAAATCTACGTTCTGTAAGACAAACAGTAGGTCCtaacaatatatgtataccgcagttcaccagagtccataactgcgacgcgcaggttggaagatggtgggggaacgcagcgagctctctgctaatcgctttccacttcgtttgggagtatcgccaatcagggcaaAGATGCGTACTAGAGATGCGCGAAGAAtgaaaactggtcttttcgcagttaagttatggactctggtgaactgcggtatatgTACAGTATGACAGTATGCGTCATAGCCCGGATGCTCTATTACTGGTATGAAAGATAGTCACCGGTGTTTCGGGGTCCTTAATACCCCAATATGATACCAGGTCGGTACGCAGCGGGGTCCCTAATACCCCAGGATAATACCAGGTCCGTATGAAGAAGGCACAAccagtataatttttttccagagttcatttaatttactttatctatttcttttgtttattaaataagcTCATTGAAAGGGAAtaacatttataattatatccCTCTTCTGAGTCTCAGCCGAAGACcctatttattttactttttccagttatttatataattttatccctcATT comes from Osmia bicornis bicornis chromosome 4, iOsmBic2.1, whole genome shotgun sequence and encodes:
- the LOC114879900 gene encoding mesencephalic astrocyte-derived neurotrophic factor homolog, translated to MNKSMLIIFSIIIGIISVTTALKNDECEVCISTVEKFVNTLSDDVKKNTKKIEAAFKEFCKGTKSKENRFCYYLGGLEESATGILGELSKPISWSMPANKVCEKLKKMDAQICDLRFEKQIDVNTVDLKKLKVRDLKKILSEWDETCEGCIEKTDFIKRIEELKPKYSHSSKSEL